A single Salmo trutta chromosome 14, fSalTru1.1, whole genome shotgun sequence DNA region contains:
- the LOC115207611 gene encoding death-inducer obliterator 1 isoform X2, with product MEENVSPELYLALEPEQSQDPMDSSSQAIPEDDKVQKDRVDKEDQEHGDNATKEKLEETEQSAKTTSEFKKTWRFRRTTIAKREMPGDTTAESQDGHAGPVRRSGRQAKRTDKLEEFLLTTKRTRTVGRRSAPGSVEGGDPPSQTHTDAETASEASFDGNTEAKSVEGKPDSPVRKTSRKRTTRNSKGRGSCRGGSVSDDGSSDNEEKGSGDAPKEPQPQPQEEKEEDKKTIIPEKKEEEDTVQPQPEQDSVKKEVSEKEEEEDEKEVNEKEESEEKPVETSGRHASRSSSPAKAASRGTNPNKRDTKSRGGAKTRKDKEEEDDDEYPSSSSSSDSGDAEGYDPNALYCICRQKHNKRFMICCDRCEEWFHGDCVGITEARGRLMERNGEDYVCPNCTTKKSQTAKPNGKLKAAVPGARKAEQSPSVAASSPTAATGADEKGGDDLGIKGRIEKTTNPSGKKKIKIFQAATEEFNLPKCIGPGCEKNALKDSVYCGSECILRHAAAAMAAKSISEPKQKDEPKQKDQDKAKGQKKTPGTRATPKKNSTTGRKTSKKSTEEEESDAEADEDGDEESHEEHPPPPAMSSWSSDHNYNAVTPEKTTPIAPPTVLNKTSPEKESEEDQSEKEPTPPEKKSPASTMPLKGGKKSPGPKVLKIYTRRNKPATPVSSAKAPKKQPYPPPSKTTKSKKLPPPPAVLTPSAPGSLDAPRHHVTGALRVGKSSFTIPKKQPQPQQRDSLGRSPSRIPSSPAPSSRRPDPATLAPSMMCPTAPPNNQMRQNIRRSLTDILYKRVSDSDDLNMSENEVGKLAVNIEKEMFNLCLCTDSKYKNKYRGLMFNLKDPKNKGLFYRVVWGEVSPFRLVRLSADELLSKEISEWRKPDTTEAPSARSQTGQSKSSHRQDAGPHDVDMEDAPPMSDGDEQEEAGSTPFSGSVQAGVRSGSALPDIFSMMRDTTAEHRAHLFDLNCKICTGQKSADDEPAAKKAKLSKKPEVRQEVRRLPRSSSGERAPVNYPGSETPVPEPLPYHEDASIMLPPPQTPAPVTIPAVSSVSITRRDPRMARHSSGVTVTHSAPDTSMVAPISTDTYSRPIPTDTYSRPIPAEPAPVVVMEVVPKGPLPMPPAPPPSIPRPVMQKAASSEPPPEGETAIFLHSQEMMWKGFVNMHTVAKFVTKAYLVSGTFEHLKEDLPDTIHIGGRISPSTVWDYVGKLKTSLSKELCLIRFHPATEEEEVAYVSLFSYFSSRKRFGVVANNNRRIKDLYLIPLSAKDPLPSKLLPFDGPGLEPARPNLLLGLVICQKDKKRAVASFETEEKRSMTQIRDLDDTGLPKPSSAIKAEVKAEKALRYTQDLPFNTSPPGTPPSLSSSETSSTSMAASSVLSFLSSVKAPATGRESPSSSSALSSATNATPLQTILKTLFGNKMHDSEASLSPSEHGAVDVSAGPATLLDPIVQQFGQISKEKQVDEDDRPYDPEEEYDPGMGYGAPQKLVKEPEVIKQPEATDLDDVAYDPEDDTIFEEVRTDVPGQARAAPGGLTEQQKMLEDLNKQIEEQKRQLEEQEESIHQPGSTTGTSAASFSVIDSLISQPSLLANSQLLQLGKKVDELMKSSSAAAPLINQRRDPRQSRDPRPSRDPRRLTSDSIEKEETPLPAPVSATMQPPQTDVQEPETPLSQEEVITESLPFLESDTTEESIPLLGERVEPDMEVNYVEKQTVESEEVDPTKSDFDKYSIWPNAASILKTGEISNSEQNSQESTSSGYFKMSANNNSSASPTINVLSQNVTQDSSTPVDTQSSHMLHMETSGYMGYGAPPDIPPTATFPPHLGPPPMQGPPPMLGPPPMQSIPSLSGSLPMQRPPPIPVPSPMQVESDQSQYSQYGPTPAAYPPYQNQWGGSQQQYEAPLGPPLQTMSGGHPPFQPMGQRAPPPQMFNSPMGSLAPQHTGQQGPPSVQFIEGHGLPPPPTFDGQNGLAQARFTGPPPPFNFPGPRGPPPPFTGPPPGHFDNRGPPPSHFPGPRGPPPSHFGDHGSQAPMIDPPRAPVDQYNNASVGSYQQSMDHHQGQTPPHMYKDNQAPPPGPSYRGPPHYQYEGRRGAPPSGDVGEQRFHPPNQFRDSRAPSPPPHRGSYDDQRHPQDHWGGPPQHFGGPDRFRLDNPVDLRPTRHSGPLLPTPPEGPIPLPNRMGGHSPESHRDDHWRRHSPDMRRSSSTREGSEPRGGDSASRLEGGHKDREPIPVSSGLSERQKDLSEDRRRERDREGPQGARPWDRIQGKRWSRERDRGRERDRGERERSRERDRSRGRAGERHRVPEGERHRVPEGERHRAPEGERHRAPEGERHRAPEGERHRAPEGERHRAPEGDGHRAPEGERHRAPEGERHRAPEGERHRAPEGERHRAPEGERHRSPEGERHRAPEGERHRAPEGDGHRAPEGDGHRAPEGDGHRAPEGDGHRAPEGDGHRAPEGDGHRAPEGERHRAPEGDGHRAPEGDGHRNQETDKRKDRERDRDRERDRVRGREPDRRDYDRERARNRDRERDRERKRDRSRDRDRGREREPDRRENDRDRARDRERDKDRDRRDRSKSKEKREDKKESNKSYVPKENDKPAEVESDKNTS from the exons ATGGAGGAGAATGTGAGCCCTGAGCTCTATCTAGCTCTCGAGCCAGAGCAGAGCCAGGACCCTATGGATAGCAGCTCTCAAG CTATCCCAGAGGACGATAAGGTCCAGAAGGACAGAGTAGATAAAGAAGACCAAGAGCACGGTGACAATGCTACTAAGGAAAAGCTAGAGGAGACGGAGCAATCTGCTAAGACCACAAGCGAGTTCAAGAAGACCTGGAGATTCCGCCGGACCACCATAGCCAAGAGAGAAATGCCAGGAGACACAACTGCTGAGAGCCAGGATGGCCATGCAGGGCCTGTGCGCCGCAGCGGGAGGCAGGCCAAACGCACTGACAAGTTGGAGGAGTTCCTGCTAACCACCAAGAGAACGCGTACAGTGGGGAGGAGGAGTGCACCTGGCAGCGTAGAGGGTGGGGACCCTCCCTCCCAGACCCATACAGATGCGGAGACTGCCTCTGAGGCCAGCTTTGACGGCAACACAGAGGCCAAGTCTGTGGAGGGTAAACCAGATTCCCCAGTGAGGAAGACGAGCAGGAAGAGGACAACTCGGAATTCTAAAGGCCGTGGCAGCTGCAGAGGTGGCTCGGTCAGTGACGATGGAAGCTCTGACAATGAAGAGAAGGGTAGTGGAGATGCACCTAaagagccccagcctcagccccaggaggagaaggaggaggacaaGAAGACAATCATCCCTgaaaagaaagaggaggaggatacagTGCAGCCGCAGCCAGAGCAGGACTCTGTGAAGAAAGAAGTGTCagaaaaagaagaggaggaggacgagaagGAGGTAAATGAAAAAGAAGAGAGCGAGGAAAAGCCTGTGGAGACCAGTGGGAGGCATGCCTCCAGGTCCAGCAGTCCTGCCAAGGCGGCCAGTAGGGGCACCAACCCAAACAAGAGAGACACCAAGTCCAGGGGAGGGGCAAAAACCCGCAAAGacaaggaggaagaggatgatgatgaatacccatcatcctcatcatccagTGACTCGGGCGACGCTGAAGGATATGACCCTAATGCATTGTACTGCATCTGTCGACAGAAACACAACAAAAG GTTCATGATCTGCTGCGACCGCTGTGAGGAGTGGTTCCATGGAGACTGTGTGGGCATCACTGAGGCTCGTGGACGTCTGATGGAGAGGAACGGGGAGGACTACGTCTGCCCCAACTGCACCACCAAGAAGAGCCAGACAGCCAAGCCCAATGGCAAACTTAAAGCAGCTGTCCCTGGGGCCCGCAAGGCCGAGCAGAGCCCCTCTGTGGCAGCTTCCTCACCTACAGCTGCTACTGGTGCAGATGAGAAGGGTGGAGATGACTTGGGTATTAAAGGGAGAATAGAGAAAACAACAAACCCCAGTGGAAAAAAGAAGATCAAGATTTTTCAGGCA GCAACAGAGGAGTTTAATCTACCCAAATGTATCGGGCCAGGCTGTGAGAAGAACGCCCTGAAGGACTCTGTCTACTGCGGCAGCGAGTGTATCCTGAGACATGCCGCCGCAGCCATGGCAGCCAAGTCCATCTCTGAGCCCAAGCAGAAAGATGAACCTAAGCAGAAAGACCAAGACAAGGCCAAGGGACAGAAGAAAACACCTGGTACCAGGGCAACGCCCAAG aAGAATTCCACCACTGGGAGGAAGACCAGCAAGAAGTCCACAGAGGAGGAAGAGTCTGACGCTGAGGCTGATGAGGATGGTGATGAAGAGTCACACGAAGAGCATCCACCGCCACCCGCCATGTCGTCCTGGTCCAGCGACCATAATTACAATGCAGTAACGCCAGAAAAGACTACACCCATAGCACCACcaacagtgttaaacaaaacgT CTCCTGAAAAGGAGAGTGAAGAGGACCAGAGTGAGAAGGAACCAACCCCCCCTGAGAAGAAGTCTCCTGCTTCTACAATGCCACTCAAAGGAGGAAAGAAGTCTCCTGGCCCCAAAGTATTAAAGATATACACCAGACGCAACAAACCAGCAACTCCAGTCAGCAGTGCTAAGGCACCAAAGAAACAACCATATCCCCCTCCTAGCAAAACAACCAAATCCAAgaaactaccaccaccacctgctgTCCTGACCCCTTCTGCCCCTGGCTCTCTAGACGCCCCACGACATCACGTCACAGGGGCCCTGAGGGTCGGCAAGTCCAGCTTTACCATCCCTAAGaagcagccccagccccagcagaGAGACTCCTTAGGCCGTAGTCCGTCCAGAATCCCGTCCTCACCAGCCCCCTCCTCCCGACGCCCTGATCCAGCCACTTTAGCACCTTCCATGATGTGCCCGACGGCTCCGCCCAACAACCAGATGAGACAGAACATCCGCCGCTCGCTCACAGACATCCTATACAAGAG GGTGAGTGACAGTGATGATTTGAATATGTCTGAGAACGAGGTGGGAAAACTGGCTGTCAACATTGAGAAAGAGATGTTCAACCTCTGCTTGTGCACGGACAGCAAGTACAAGAACAAGTACAGGGGCCTCATGTTCAACCTGAAGGACCCCAAAAACAAG GGCCTTTTCTACAGGGTGGTCTGGGGAGAGGTCAGCCCCTTCAGGCTGGTGAGGCTGAGTGCAGATGAGCTGCTCTCCAAAGAGATCTCAGAGTGGAGGAAGCCTGACACCACTGAG GCTCCCAGCGCTAGATCCCAGACAGGGCAGTCCAAATCGAGCCATAGGCAGGATGCTGGCCCCCATGATGTGGACATGGAGGACGCTCCTCCAATGTCTGATGGAGAT GAACAAGAGGAAGCTGGCTCCACTCCCTTCTCTGGCTCAGTTCAGGCTGGGGTGAGGAGTGGCAGTGCCCTGCCAGATATCTTCAGCATGATGCGGGACACCACGGCTGAACACAgggcccacctctttgacctcaACTGCAAAATCTGTACAG GCCAGAAGTCTGCAGACGATGAACCAGCAGCCAAGAAGGCCAAACTCTCCAAGAAGCCCGAGGTGAGGCAAGAGGTGAGGCGCTTGCCCAGGTCCTCCTCAGGTGAACGTGCCCCGGTCAATTATCCCGGCAGTGAGACGCCAGTCCCTGAGCCCCTGCCCTACCATGAGGACGCAAGCATCATGTTACCTCCACCCCAGACCCCAGCCCCTGTCACCATACCAGCCGTCTCCTCTGTCAGCATCACCCGCAGAGATCCCCGCATGGCAAGACACAGCTCTGGAGTGACGGTCACCCACTCAGCCCCAGACACCTCCATGGTGGCACCAATCTCAACAGATACCTATTCAAGACCCATTCCAACAGATACCTATTCAAGACCTATCCCAGCAGAGCCTGCTCCGGTTGTAGTGATGGAGGTGGTGCCTAAGGGGCCCCTCCCCATGCCCCCGGctcctccaccctccatccccagGCCCGTCATGCAGAAAGCTGCCTCGTCAGAGCCTCCTCCAGAGGGTGAGACCGCCATCTTCCTCCATAGtcaggagatgatgtggaaagGATTCGTCAACATGCACACCGTGGCTAAGTTTGTCACTAAAGCATACCTGGTCTCAGGAACCTTTGAGCACCTGAAAGAG GATCTACCTGACACCATCCACATCGGAGGCCGAATCTCCCCCAGCACCGTGTGGGACTATGTGGGGAAACTAAAAACGTCTCTGTCCAAG GAGCTGTGTCTGATCCGGTTCCATCCAgccacagaggaagaggaggtggcctatgtctctctcttctcttattTCAGTAGCAGGAAGCGCTTTGGAGTGGTCGCCAACAACAACCGACGCATCAAAGACCTGTACCTCATCCCATTGAGTGCCAAGGACCCTCTGCCCTCCAAACTGTTACCCTTCGATGGGCCAG GTCTTGAGCCAGCGCGCCCTAACCTCCTCCTCGGCTTGGTGATCTGCCAGAAGGACAAGAAGCGTGCTGTAGCCTCCTTTGAGACTGAAGAGAAGCGTTCCATGACCCAAATCAGAGACCTAGATGACACAGGCCTTCCAAAACCATCCTCGGCCATCAAGGCTGAAGTGAAAGCAGAGAAAGCCTTGCGGTACACCCAAGATCTTCCCTTCAACACATCCCCCCCAGgtacacctccctctctcagctCCTCAGAGACCTCATCCACCTCCATGGCAGCCTCATCAGTGCTGTCCTTCCTGTCTTCTGTCAAAGCCCCTGCTACAGGCAGAGAGTCACCTTCCTCcagctctgctctgtcctctgcTACCAATGCCACCCCCCTTCAGACCATCCTGAAGACTTTGTTTGGGAACAAGATGCATGACTCTGAGGCGTCCTTGTCCCCTTCTGAGCATGGTGCTGTTGACGTCTCAGCCGGCCCTGCTACTCTGCTTGATCCCATCGTTCAGCAGTTTGGACAGATTTCTAAGGAGAAGCAGGTGGATGAGGATGACCGACCATATGACCCAGAGGAGGAGTATGACCCAGGTATGGGCTATGGAGCACCCCAGAAGTTAGTTAAAGAACCTGAGGTCATCAAGCAGCCAGAGGCTACGGATCTAGACGATGTGGCCTATGATCCGGAGGATGACACCATCTTTGAGGAGGTCAGGACTGATGTCCCTGGTCAAGCCAGGGCCGCACCTGGAGGTCTGACCGAACAGCAGAAAATGCTGGAGGATCTCAACAAACAGATTGAGGAGCAGAAACGTCAGCTTGAGGAGCAGGAGGAATCCATCCACCAACCAGGGTCAACCACAGGGACATCAGCTGCCTCGTTCTCAGTCATTGATAGCTTGATCTCACAGCCATCCCTACTGGCCAACAGTCAGCTCCTGCAGCTGGGAAAAAAGGTTGATGAGTTGATGAAATCCTCCTCTGCTGCCGCTCCTTTGATTAACCAGAGAAGGGACCCAAGGCAGAGCAGGGACCCCAGGCCGAGTAGGGACCCCAGGAGGCTAACCTCAGACTCAATAGAAAAAGAAGAGACACCTCTTCCTGCTCCTGTCTCAGCCACCATGcaaccaccacagactgatgtcCAAGAACCAGAAACACCACTGTCCCAAGAAGAGGTTATAACAGAATCTCTTCCCTTCCTGGAATCAGACACAACAGAGGAGTCCATTCCCCTGTTAGGTGAGCGTGTAGAACCTGATATGGAGGTCAATTACGTGGAGAAACAAACTGTGGAATCGGAGGAAGTCGACCCAACCAAGAGTGACTTTGACAAATACAGTATTTGGCCAAATGCAGCCAGCATTTTAAAGACAGGAGAGATTTCTAATTCTGAGCAGAACAGTCAAGAGTCTACGTCCTCTGGCTACTTCAAGATGTCCGCAAACAACAACTCCTCAGCTTCACCTACAATTAATGTACTGTCTCAGAATGTCACCCAGGATAGCTCCACCCCGGTGGACACCCAATCCTCCCACATGTTACACATGGAAACATCAGGCTACATGGGCTATGGAGCTCCTCCTGACATTCCTCCTACAGCCACCTTCCCACCCCACCTTGGACCCCCACCGATGCAGGGTCCACCTCCAATGCTTGGGCCACCACCCATGCAGAGTATTCCTTCCTTGTCAGGCTCTCTACCTATGCAGAGACCTCCACCCATACCGGTTCCTTCACCCATGCAAGTGGAGAGTGACCAGTCTCAGTACTCTCAGTATGGGCCAACTCCTGCTGCTTACCCTCCCTATCAGAACCAGTGGGGTGGCTCTCAGCAGCAGTATGAGGCACCCCTTGGACCTCCACTCCAGACCATGAGTGGAGGACACCCTCCATTCCAGCCGATGGGCCAGAGAGCTCCACCTCCCCAGATGTTCAATTCCCCCATGGGTTCCCTGGCTCCCCAGCACACGGGGCAGCAAGGCCCACCTTCAGTCCAGTTCATAGAGGGCCATGGCCTTCCCCCACCTCCTACTTTTGATGGGCAAAATGGTCTAGCTCAAGCAAGGTTCACTGGACCCCCTCCTCCATTCAACTTCCCTGGACCCAGAGGCCCCCCTCCTCCCTTCACAGGGCCTCCCCCAGGCCACTTTGACAACAGAGGACCCCCTCCATCCCACTTCCCCGGACCTAGAGGTCCTCCGCCTTCTCATTTTGGGGATCATGGGTCCCAAGCACCCATGATCGACCCACCAAGAGCCCCTGTAGATCAGTACAACAATGCCAGTGTTGGTTCCTACCAGCAGAGCATGGACCATCACCAGGGTCAGACCCCTCCACACATGTACAAAGACAACCAGGCTCCCCCACCAGGCCCCTCTTACAGAGGACCTCCACACTACCAGTATGAGGGGCGGAGAGGCGCGCCTCCCAGTGGAGATGTGGGTGAACAGCGTTTCCATCCACCTAACCAGTTTCGGGACTCTAGAGCAccctccccaccaccacacagGGGATCTTATGATGACCAGAGACACCCTCAAGACCACTGGGGGGGCCCACCTCAGCATTTCGGAGGACCTGACCGGTTTCGACTTGACAATCCAGTTGACTTAAGACCAACCCGCCACAGTGGGCCACTGCTCCCGACCCCTCCAGAGGGCCCCATACCTCTACCAAACCGCATGGGGGGCCACAGCCCAGAGTCCCACAGGGATGACCACTGGCGACGACACTCGCCTGACATGAGAAGGAGCAGCTCCACTAGAGAGGGCTCAGAGCCCCGCGGTGGAGACAGTGCCAGTCGGCTTGAGGGTGGCCACAAAGACCGGGAGCCAATCCCTGTTTCCTCTGGGTTGTCGGAAAGGCAGAAGGATCTGTCTGAGGAccgcaggagagagagggaccgtGAGGGGCCCCAAGGGGCCAGGCCATGGGACAGGATCCAGGGCAAGCGCTGGAGCcgggagagggacagaggcagggagagagaccgagGAGAGAGGGAACGCAGCCGGGAGAGAGACCGCAGCAGAGGGAGGGCGGGAGAGCGGCACAGGGTTCCAGAGGGAGAGCGGCACAGGGTTCCAGAGGGAGAGCGGCACAGGGCTCCAGAGGGAGAGCGGCACAGGGCTCCAGAGGGAGAGCGGCACAGGGCTCCAGAGGGAGAGCGGCACAGGGCTCCAGAGGGAGAGCGGCACAGGGCTCCAGAGGGAGACGGGCACAGGGCTCCAGAGGGAGAGCGGCACAGGGCTCCAGAGGGAGAGCGGCACAGGGCTCCAGAGGGAGAGCGGCACAGGGCTCCAGAGGGAGAGCGGCACAGGGCTCCAGAGGGAGAGCGGCACAGGTCTCCAGAGGGAGAGCGGCACAGGGCTCCAGAGGGAGAGCGGCACAGGGCTCCAGAGGGAGACGGGCACAGGGCTCCAGAGGGAGACGGGCACAGGGCTCCAGAGGGAGACGGGCACAGGGCTCCAGAGGGAGACGGGCACAGGGCTCCAGAGGGAGACGGGCACAGGGCTCCAGAGGGAGACGGGCACAGGGCTCCAGAGGGAGAGCGGCACAGGGCTCCAGAGGGAGACGGGCACAGGGCTCCAGAGGGAGACGGGCATAGGAATCAAGAGACAGACAAGAggaaggacagggagagagaccgtGACCGAGAAAGGGACAGAGTTAGGGGGAGAGAGCCTGACAGGAGAGACTACGACCGAGAGAGAGCCAGgaacagagaccgagagagagacagagaaaggaaaagagacaggagcagagaccgggacagaggcagggagagagagcctgACAGGAGAGAAAACGACAGAGACAGAGCACGGGACCGAGAAAGGGACAAAGACCGAGACCGCCGGGACAGGAGCAAGAGCAAAGAAAAGAGAGAAGACAAAAAAGAATCAAACAAATCTTATGTCCCAAAGGAGAATGATAAACCTGCAGAGGTGGAAAGTGATAAAAACACATCATAA